The following is a genomic window from Bacteroidia bacterium.
ATCCACTCCAAGATATGAAATATGAATAAGGGCGCGTCAGCCAATGCAAAAACTGCATGATTGGTAATAGAGCTTGCTCCTGTAACCCTGGGGTTCAGTTCACCAAGATAGATTTCTCCATTGTCCTGATCGATCAGGAAGTCGAGTTCGAAATACCCTTTGTACCCTTCTTTTCTCAGCTGGTCGCCAAACAGCTGGGTATATTCCCGCGCCTTTTGTCTAAGTTCGGGGGTAAACGCTTCGGGGAATATTTCGTTTCCACACCAGCCACCTTTGTAAGGAGTTAATTCTTTGAAGCCCACCAGTTCAGTCATGAGTGGTGCTACAATGGTACCATGGCGGGTTACGCAAGCCTCTACCGCAGAGCCCCGGCAATTGATACGCTTCATGATTTTGACTTCCTTTTCCTTTACAATCTCTTTTTCATGCTTTTTGAAGTCGGCTTCATTGGAGATAAAAAAAGTTGTGTGGCCCGAATCGCCAAAGGGAGTCTGAATCACAAGGTCATTGCCCAGCTTATTTGAAACAGTTTTCAGGTTTTTGTAGTCTTTGACCGGGGAAAGCACATAGGGAACACAAGCTACACCTGCTTTTTCGGCAATACGGTTGGTATTCACTTTATTGTCCATGAAAGTCCGCATTTTGGCAGTGGGAAACATGATTTCGAGGCCAAGTTTTTTTGCATGTTTTTCAGTTTCGTCGTCAAACATCAGGAACATGGCTTTCCCGGTTTTGCCCCCTTTCTTCTTTTTATTCAGGTACTCATGTACTTCGGGATGTTTCAGTAAGTAGTTGTTGATGTCTTCAATGCTTTGAAATTCTTCATGTGCAATTTCTTCTTTTGGAGAGAACACATTGGGGTGAAGCCCGTCAAAACATTCGATATATGTGATAAACTTGAAATTTTTGATCCATTCGTCGGCACCTAACAGGTTGAAATTAGTAGCACTAATAAAATAGATGGGAACCTCATTTTTGTAGAAAAATCGTCTGATATCAGATACACCGCTCAGGGTTTTGGTCATCGTTGGAGTAACAGTCATATTTGGTTTTTTGAAAATTGATGGATGATTGGTTTAATTAAGTATGCCATTTGATACAGTTTCAGGCAACCTGGATTTTCTATCCTTTTCCAGAATTTTTTCTTTGAATACCCTGACGCCCAGGTCGGCCCGGTATCCATGAATCTCCGACACATCGAGTGCCAGCAGGAATTGAATAATTTCTTTACTTATTACCTGGCCAGGTACGAGTACGGGAAAGCCGGGGGGATATGGGATGACAAACGACGAGGCCACCAGTTCCCGGCCTTTCTCAATTTCAGGCAAACATTCCGGAAGAGGAATATATTCGTAGTTATCTTCATTGTAGGCGAGGAAAAAAGCAGCCCGAAGATTGCCACCGGGTACACCGGACACAACCTGAAATGAATGATGAAAGTGACTGAAGTCAGGTAAGGGCGGTACATCCACGGTAAGAGACTTAATTCGGTTTTCCCGAATTTTACTTTCCAACAGGCTTAAGGAATTAACCTCTTCGTCCAGTTCATCTGCGATTTTGAGCAATGCGTTGGTCAGGTAGGTAACGCTCCCTCTTGTGGTGCCTATATTGGTCAGAAAAAGGACAGTATTGCGGGAGGTTTTATTGATTTGGATATAGAATTTATCCATCAGGTATTTATTCTTAAAAGTATCTCCATCCAGGCCTGTCCGGCCTATATGCAGCGTTACTTTGGTAGGATCCAGCACAAACTCGTCTTTTTCCCAGGCATCTTCCATTCTGCTCCACCCCTTACTTTTGTCGTAATATTCTTTCAAACCGGTTTTGCGGTATTTATCCGGGATAAAGTCATGGACCGTCAGTACATCAAAGTACTTACTTAGCTGTGGCGTATTGGTGATTTTTGCGCGTAACACCATTGCCATTTCGATACTTCTTTCCACGAGTTCAAACCCTTCGAGTTGTACCTGTCTTCTTCCCACATCGAGAGAAGCCAGCATTTGATAGTTGGTGGAGGTAGAGGTGTGCGTCATATACGCCTCCATAAATGTATTTTCGCTTTTTCTTCTGAAATCCTCATCCCAGATATGAATCATGGATCCCTGGCGAAAACTGCTCAAAGTCTTATGAGTACTTTGGGTGGAATAGACACGAATGCGAACCAGATCCGGGTCTGGTAAAGCAGGAATCTGCCCTTCTGTAAGTCCGGCAATATGTTGATTGTAACTTTCTCTGTATGTTTCGCTCTGATATTTTTGGTGGAGATTGTGTGCCGTGTACATTCCCGTCCGCTGTTTGTAGGTATAATTAAAACCTGCAAAAGCAAACCAGGCCTCATCCCACAGAAAGATCATATCAGGTTTAATTGCCAGTATTTCCTCCATTACGCGGGCTACATTATAGACCATTCCATCAAAGGTGCAATTGGTCAGCAGCAGCATTTTCACCTTATCCAGTTGGCCGGATTCCTTCAAATGCAGAAGTTTCTCCTTGATCTCGCTAAGCGGAACTGCTCCATACATGGAGTATTTTTCGATAGGATAAGAATCCAGATATACCGGGTAGGCACCTGCCAATACCAGACCATAGTGGTGAGACTTATGGCAGTCTCTGTCAATCAGCACGATATCACCCGGCTGGATGAGGGACTGCATCACAATTTTGTTTGCGGTTGATGTGCCATTAGTCACAAAGAAAGTATGTTGTGAACCATAGGCATCCCGGGCCATTTCCTGGGCCTTTTTTAACGGGCCGGTTGGTTGAAGTAAAGAATCGAGCCCGCCGGTAGTTGCCGAGGTTTCTGCCAGAAACATATTCCTGCCGTAGAAATCGCCAAAATCTCTGATCCATCTTGATTTAAATACAGAATTACCTCTTGAGATAGGCATCGCATGAAAAACTCCGGTTGGCTTTTGGCTATATTCTTTTAATGCGGAGAAAAAAGGCGTCTCATAACGTTCTGCTATGCCTCTGAGAATCATTAAATGCAATTCCTGGACATCTTCCTTTCTGTAAAACAGGCGCCGGAAACTTTTTATGGTGCTGTCTTTCAGCTCTCCAAGCGAAGTATCAGTTACATAATAGGTGTCGAGTTCAGGTCTGAATTGTTTGATCCATTGTCCAAGAAGGGGCCCCAGTTCTTCGTCAGATTTTGTGCTAAGATCCACATTCAGCACACTATCGATATAGGGTTTGATTAATTCCGTAATTTTTTGTGAGAAAAAAGCAGGTGCATATCTGACAACAACCGCTTGTATGTTGTGGTTAAATAACAATGCGATCAGTGCATCCTGAAAAGTTTTTTGAACAATGATACTGTAACTGAATTTATCACCTGGGCTTCGAAGTTCTTTTAATTTGGCCCTTAAGGTTTTTTCCTCGTCTTCCGACATATTCTCAACAAACAGAACCTCGAAATTACTTTTCCTGGTGATATCCTTGTACTCCTGATCATCCCTTTCCTCCTGATTCTGTTCGTCTTCAGAAACTTCAGAGTGGCTTCGGTAGCTGTCGCTAATCAGTTGGCGGGTAGTATCCGCAACCTGATTAGCTAATGACATATACTCGTTTCTGCGCAGTGCCCGTTTAAAAATTTCCAGACGATGAATACCCGGAAAAGCAAAGAAACGCTCCACACCATGCAATTCATTGAGCAATTCACCGGTAGAATCACTATGTTTTTTTTCATCAGCGGATCCTCTCTGGCAGCGAGCCAATTCGGCGGTTTCGCGCTTGAGATGATTCCAGTAATGGGTACGAAGTTGGCCGATATTGTAGAAAGGAGCGCTCTTTGTCTTTTTAACTATCACTATATATTTATTTGAAGGTAATACAGGTCGAGATTCGGTTTATTAGAATCCCTTGTAGCTTATTGGTCCTGCCGGGTTCACGAGTTCATCTTCTTTTATTTTCAACTGAGCCAATTTATCCAGTCGGGTAGGTTTGATAAGCGGCCCCAGTGATTCCAGATAGGGAAGTTTTGTACCTGGCTGGTAGATATTAAACTGCCCGATATGATCCCGGAAACTTTTTAATGGTTGGCCTAAACGAAGTACCCCCAGTTCCCGGCTTCGCTTCACCCGCTCGATATTTAGTTCAATCGGTATGATTTCTTCGTTGCCTTCGGCCTGGTAAAGCACCCGACCATCTGGTCCACAGATGACAGAACGACCGCTGCCACCAGTTTCCAGTCCGTTGACATCAAAGAAAAAACACTGATTGACAGTAGCCATGGCACGGGCAATGGATAACTCGATATCACGGTCAATCGTTCCGGTCATGGTCGGGTGAAGGATTACCTCAGCCCCCATTACGGCGAGCGTTCTGATGGTTTCGGGAAACCACATATCGTAGCAAATGGAAATGCCAAACCGCCCTACGTCAGGTACATCAAACAAGCAAAACTCCAGGCCGGGAGTTACGCCAACTTCATAAGGATAAAACGGAAACATTTTTCGGTAACGGGTGACTACCTCCCCCTGAGGATTAATGACAGAAGCGGTATTGTAGATATTATCGCCACTTTTCTCAAAAATTGATCCTGGAAGCAGCCAAATGCCGTATTTTTGGGCCATAGCCTGCATTTCCTGCTCAAACGCACCAGGTACTTCCTGGGCAGTGTGCAACAATGGACCATAAGCACACAATTCACTAAACACGACCATTTCTACCCAGGGATATAGGTTCATGGCAATGTCCAGCTTGAGTTTCATCATTTCCACATTGGAATAAATAGCGGAGACCTTCATTTGAATTCCTGCTATCGCAAATGGTTTCATATATTATTATTAATTGCTTTTTTAATTTCTTCTTCCAGAATGTCCAGGCCTTTTATCAATTGCTCATCCGTGATCACCAAAGGACAGAGAATGCGAATTATATTTTTAAATGTTCCTGCATTTAGCAGCACTAAACCATGCGCTGCGCAACCCATGACAACCTGTTCACACAAATGCCCATCTGGTTTCCTCGGGTCATTGTCTTTTACGAGTTCTATACCCATCATCGCACCAATACCCCGAACGTCTCCAATCTCATGATGTGCATTCTTTAGTTTTTCAAATCGATTGGAAATAATTTTCCCAATTTCAATGGATCGCTCGTTTAATCGAAAATCTTTAAAATATTGGATCGTAGCCAATGCGGCGGCACAACTCACCGGGTTTCCAATATACGTACCTCCTATCGTGCCCGGCGCCGCAGCATCCATCACTTCTGCACGTCCCATCACCGCTGCGATCGGCATCCCAGATCCCAGCGACTTAGCATATGTACTAATGTCTGGCTCAACATCGTAATGCTGCCACGATGCCCATCTGCCTGTACGTCCAAAGCCACTTTGTACTTCATCTATGATCAGCATAATGCCATGGTCATCACAAAAGGTTCGCAGCCCTTCCAGATACTTCTTGGGTACCGGATTAAATCCTCCCTCACCTTGTACAGGTTCTATAATTATTGCAGCCAGATTAGCCGGATCTACCACATTGTAAGCACTTTCTTTGAGGCGCTTTAATTCCTGATCCGCAAACTCCTCCAATGACATCGATTCGCCATATCGATAGAAATTTGGAAATGGCAAACGATACACTTCCGGGGCAAAAGGCCCGCAGCCTTCTTTGTATTTGATTTTGCTTGTCAGGGTCATGGCCATCAAGGTACGACCGTGAAATGCGCCTGTATAACACAGCACCGCTTGTCTTTTGGTAGCCTGGCGGGCAATTTTGATGGCATTTTCTACTGCCTCTGCACCAGTACTTACCAGCATAACCTTGGTTTTTTCGCCATGAGGCAGGATTTCAGCCAATGTTTCACAAAGTTTGATATAGGGCTCGTAGGTCACCACATTAAAACTTGTGTGTAGAAATTTGCAGGCTTGTTCGCGAATGGCCTCAACCACTGGCTCCGGGCAATGACCTGCATTGACTACGCCTATACCCCCGGCAAAGTCAATGAGTTCGCGCCCATCTTCATCTATAATGATGGCACCTTTGGCTTCCCTGACCGTGATCGTATTAAATACTCCCACACCGTTGGCGACAATATTTTTACGCCTTCTTAGCAGTTCTTCGGATTTTGTAAATTGATCAATCATGTTTGAAATATGCGGATTGCCCCGCACAGGGCACGTAAAATTGAGACAGCATACAAGAGCAACTGATGGCAAAACCAGTCAATCTTTGAACACCTTTGAGTAGAAAGAAAAAGGATTTTGAGATATCACCGGGAAGTGATGCAAATCCAATTAGATTCCTAAGACTTTTTCAATTTACAAAAAAAATCCCACCTTCCCTAACGGAATACTTTATGGGTATGGGCTATTCCGGGGTCTGCTATTTCAAAAATAGTAGAATAGGGTGGCTCAGCAGCGATAAAGGTACTATTCTACAGAATTAATTTTTTAAAGATTCCGGGGCTGAGTGCAAAATAATTATTCTCAGACCAACCCAAAGAGAATTTAATCTGATAAATTTAGCTATGGCGTTTTTCTTTGTTTTTGGAATCGGACAGACTTTTTTTCTGGACTTCCTTCTCATAACCAAACGCAGTAAGCGGATTTCCGATTACCTGCTTGCAGGGTGGTTTTTTATGATCGGACTTCACCTGACTGCTTTTTATTTTTTCTGGTCGGGTATGTATCTGGAAAATCCTTATCTGCTTGGCTGGGATCAGCCTTTTCCCCTTATGCATGGGCCTTTCCTTTTGCTTTATGTATGCAGCCTTACGCAGGCAGGATTCAGGCTCAGATGGAAACATTTCCTGCATTTTATCCCGGCATTGGTCATGTATCTGGCACTGGCTCCCTATTTACTGGGAGGGGCAGATCAGTTGCTGAATTTTCTCCGGCAGGTGCAGGAAATGGATTTCCCCTGGTATTATCAACCATTTATTTTTATGACACAGTTTTCGGGTCTGGTTTATTCGGCCTATTGTCTGTGGCTTCTTAGAAAACACAAACACCAGATCGAAAGTCATTTTGCATATCGGGAACAAATCAGCCTCAACTGGTTGCGTTACCTGATCGTGGGTTTGTTGGGAATCGGTGTAATAGTAGCACTTGGAATCGGGATTGAAGGATATCTCAATGTACAAATGCCCATACCGAGAGAGGTAGTTATCTTTTCTTCCGTCATTATATGGATTCTTTTTGCCGGTTTTTTTGGTATTCGGCAAAAGGCGATTTTCACAGATAATGTGGCAGACTTGAATTCTGCTCCACGAGAGAGTATGATCCCGGTTTCCCCTTCTACACCGTTGTACCAGAATTCGGGCCTGAAGCCCGAAGAGGCCAGTGAATTATTGCCCAGACTCCATGATTTTATGCGACAGAAAAAACCTTTTCTTGAACCCAGACTTACGCTTCCCGAACTGGCAAAAGTCTTTCAGATTCTTCCCAATCACTTATCACAGCTTATCAATGAAAAGGAGGGAAAAAACTTCTATCAGTTTATCAATGATTACCGGCTGGAAGAATTCAAACAAAGAGTTACCCAGCCTGAATACCAGCACCTCAGTCTTTTGGGCCTGGCAATGGAATGCGGGTTTAATTCCAAATCGACTTTTAATGCTGTTTTTAAACAAAACACAGGACTGACACCTTCGCAATATCTGAAATCGGTGAAAAAAGATTCTCCCGAGGACTAAATGAGTCCGGACTTATAAGTCTGCACCTTTCAGACGTCCAGACCTGTACGCCTGGGCGCACCAGGGCAGGTTTTTCCAGTCCTTGCGGTTGTATTTAAACTTAAAAACAATCGCAATGTCAAAATCACATTCAACCTTTTTCCTCTTTTTACTCCTATGTCTGGCGACTATCATGACCGCCTGTCAGCGGGAAAGTATTACTGATCCCGGCCATCTGGTACCGCTTACAGTAGATGAAAATCCGGATTTGCCAGCAATCGAAATTAACGGAACCCGGTTACACGCATGGGCTTTGGGAGAAGTCGGTAACCCGGTTATTATTACCCTGCACGGAGGGCCGGGGGGAGATCATATGGAGTTACAAAAATTTGAGGTGTTGGCCGATTCCGGTTACAGAGTCGTGTTCTGGGATCAGCGGTCAGCCGGACTTTCGCGCCGCCACAATCCTGATGTGCTGACAGAATCTATGTATCTGGAAGACCTGAAACAATTGATTGATTATTATACTCAAAGTCCGGAGGAGAAAGTCATCCTTCTGGGGCATTCATGGGGCGCCATGTACGCTACGATGTTTGTCAATACCTATCCGGAAAGGGTAAAAGGATTAATTCTTTCGGAGCCGGGCGGCTTCACCAATACCAGCATGCTCGATTATGTCAAACGCACACAAGCGATATCGCTGACGCCGGAATGGTCCAACGATCTTGTCTGGATGGAACAAGTCATGTCTCCTTCTGCAAAGTGGTTTAGTACCGAGGATCATGAGTTGTTTGATTACCAATATCTTATCGGAGCAGGCATCACCCTTCAGCAATCTTTTTCCGACAAGGAGTCTACAGGAGGTTACCCTGTACAGCGGTTTGGGGCGATGGTAGGATATCATTTGAGGAATAATACCCCATATTTTGACTGGACAACCCGGCTCGATCAATACACCAGCCCGGTTTTGTTTTTCTACAGTGAACTTAACCCCGGTTATAACCAGGAACATCTGAAAACAATGACAGAAGTCTATCCCAATATAACCATACATCGAATTGACAACGTAGGGCACGACCTGATGGTCAATGGATTTGACTCCGTTTTGCCTATCGTTACCGATTATCTCAAACACCGTTAATCTTCCTCCACCTTCAATTTCAACTCATATTATCATGAAAAATATATTCGCCCTTATTATCCTTTTTGCTTCCGTTTCTGCTTTTGCGCAGTCGTACAACCCTGCCAGCATGGAAGCAAATCAGCAGGCACAAATGGTTCAGGTTTATGGCGGCCTGAAGTATGGCACCATCTGGGGAGTCGGTTATTTCCAGTCATTTCTGATAAAAAATCATCCTGTATGGGCAGGTGCACGATTTGAAATTCCTTCCGGAAAGGACTTATTTGACGACCACCTGGAAGAGATCAGTCTTGCAACTACCGTATTTCAAAATGGCAGTTACAGAATCAATACCGGCATCGGATTGATTCATCGGGTAACCCAAAACCCCTATGTAAATATGCAGAACCTGGGGGGAGAAGTGGAAATTACTACCGGCATTTACCGACCGAAATGGCACATCGCGGCAGAAGCGGTTTTCGATCAGTCGCTAAGCACCCGGCTGACCCATCAGCCCGCCTATATGGAGATTTACCCCGAAGTACAGAACGGCTGGTATAAGGGAAATGGCGGAAATATGCGGATCGGGCTACAGGGTGGATATGAATTTGAGCATCTGGGCATCAATATGAAAATGGGACCGTCAATCAGCAGTGCAGGCAGGCCCAATTTGCTCTTCTTCTACAGTGTCATCGGAGTAAACTGGCGCTGGTAACTGACGGCCTTTGATTTATACAATTTCTTTCATTTCCCTGGCACGTTTTGTAAAAACCCATCGCAGCAGTCGTGGCGAAATGTGGGTTAGTATATCCAGCGCAATACCTAGCCGCGTCATTACTTTTCGCCGGATGCGTTTTTGGATCATGCGCATAATCGCATTTGCCACCACTGCCTGTGATTGGCGGGGAAGATTTCTGTCAGGGAAATCCAGTTTCTCACCGGCACCATTCATAATACTGGAACTGCTGTCATTGTCGGTTAATCCTACATAAATCAGTCCCACGTGTACATGATGTTGGGCGAGTTCTGCACCAAGTGTCTGGCTGATAGCCGTGAGTGCCATTTTACTTGCTGAGTAAATTCCCGCTCCGGGAAGGCCATATAGTCCTGCCAGACTACCGATAAGGATCACACTTCCGCTCGTTTGGATCAAAGATTCAAGTGCCGCCTTAATGGGCAGGATTTTGCCCAGAAAGTTTACATTCAAAATCTTTTGCAGGGTTTCAGGGCTGGTTCTTCTAAAAGAATCTTCAAACTTTATCCCTGCATTACAAATGAGGGCGTCTATTTGCCCGAATCTGCTTAGCGTTTTTGAGACAAGCGCCTGAACATCCTGCCATTGGCTCATATCACCGCTCACAGCCAGCAATTCTCCATAAGGGCTTAATTCTTCGTACGCCTCCTGAAGGCGCTGTTTGTCCCGCCCATTGATTACCACACAGGCTCCGGCTTTGAGCATGTGGAAAGCGGTAGTTTTACCGATTCCCTGAGTGGAGCCTGTAATCAGGACTACTTTTTTATTGA
Proteins encoded in this region:
- a CDS encoding biotin carboxylase, whose translation is MTVTPTMTKTLSGVSDIRRFFYKNEVPIYFISATNFNLLGADEWIKNFKFITYIECFDGLHPNVFSPKEEIAHEEFQSIEDINNYLLKHPEVHEYLNKKKKGGKTGKAMFLMFDDETEKHAKKLGLEIMFPTAKMRTFMDNKVNTNRIAEKAGVACVPYVLSPVKDYKNLKTVSNKLGNDLVIQTPFGDSGHTTFFISNEADFKKHEKEIVKEKEVKIMKRINCRGSAVEACVTRHGTIVAPLMTELVGFKELTPYKGGWCGNEIFPEAFTPELRQKAREYTQLFGDQLRKEGYKGYFELDFLIDQDNGEIYLGELNPRVTGASSITNHAVFALADAPLFIFHILEWMNEPYELDVQEMNDRWAQQENIDEWSQLIIKHTRNTVEYVNEAPRSGIWKMLDDGQIQFDRMDTHRRAVESDREAFFLRITRKGDYLYEGADMGILVTRGRMMTDNFQLTKRAKSWIDAIRSKYSSQNVENQPELPVLTGSLTK
- a CDS encoding aminotransferase class I/II-fold pyridoxal phosphate-dependent enzyme, yielding MIVKKTKSAPFYNIGQLRTHYWNHLKRETAELARCQRGSADEKKHSDSTGELLNELHGVERFFAFPGIHRLEIFKRALRRNEYMSLANQVADTTRQLISDSYRSHSEVSEDEQNQEERDDQEYKDITRKSNFEVLFVENMSEDEEKTLRAKLKELRSPGDKFSYSIIVQKTFQDALIALLFNHNIQAVVVRYAPAFFSQKITELIKPYIDSVLNVDLSTKSDEELGPLLGQWIKQFRPELDTYYVTDTSLGELKDSTIKSFRRLFYRKEDVQELHLMILRGIAERYETPFFSALKEYSQKPTGVFHAMPISRGNSVFKSRWIRDFGDFYGRNMFLAETSATTGGLDSLLQPTGPLKKAQEMARDAYGSQHTFFVTNGTSTANKIVMQSLIQPGDIVLIDRDCHKSHHYGLVLAGAYPVYLDSYPIEKYSMYGAVPLSEIKEKLLHLKESGQLDKVKMLLLTNCTFDGMVYNVARVMEEILAIKPDMIFLWDEAWFAFAGFNYTYKQRTGMYTAHNLHQKYQSETYRESYNQHIAGLTEGQIPALPDPDLVRIRVYSTQSTHKTLSSFRQGSMIHIWDEDFRRKSENTFMEAYMTHTSTSTNYQMLASLDVGRRQVQLEGFELVERSIEMAMVLRAKITNTPQLSKYFDVLTVHDFIPDKYRKTGLKEYYDKSKGWSRMEDAWEKDEFVLDPTKVTLHIGRTGLDGDTFKNKYLMDKFYIQINKTSRNTVLFLTNIGTTRGSVTYLTNALLKIADELDEEVNSLSLLESKIRENRIKSLTVDVPPLPDFSHFHHSFQVVSGVPGGNLRAAFFLAYNEDNYEYIPLPECLPEIEKGRELVASSFVIPYPPGFPVLVPGQVISKEIIQFLLALDVSEIHGYRADLGVRVFKEKILEKDRKSRLPETVSNGILN
- a CDS encoding carbon-nitrogen hydrolase family protein, coding for MKPFAIAGIQMKVSAIYSNVEMMKLKLDIAMNLYPWVEMVVFSELCAYGPLLHTAQEVPGAFEQEMQAMAQKYGIWLLPGSIFEKSGDNIYNTASVINPQGEVVTRYRKMFPFYPYEVGVTPGLEFCLFDVPDVGRFGISICYDMWFPETIRTLAVMGAEVILHPTMTGTIDRDIELSIARAMATVNQCFFFDVNGLETGGSGRSVICGPDGRVLYQAEGNEEIIPIELNIERVKRSRELGVLRLGQPLKSFRDHIGQFNIYQPGTKLPYLESLGPLIKPTRLDKLAQLKIKEDELVNPAGPISYKGF
- a CDS encoding aminotransferase class III-fold pyridoxal phosphate-dependent enzyme: MIDQFTKSEELLRRRKNIVANGVGVFNTITVREAKGAIIIDEDGRELIDFAGGIGVVNAGHCPEPVVEAIREQACKFLHTSFNVVTYEPYIKLCETLAEILPHGEKTKVMLVSTGAEAVENAIKIARQATKRQAVLCYTGAFHGRTLMAMTLTSKIKYKEGCGPFAPEVYRLPFPNFYRYGESMSLEEFADQELKRLKESAYNVVDPANLAAIIIEPVQGEGGFNPVPKKYLEGLRTFCDDHGIMLIIDEVQSGFGRTGRWASWQHYDVEPDISTYAKSLGSGMPIAAVMGRAEVMDAAAPGTIGGTYIGNPVSCAAALATIQYFKDFRLNERSIEIGKIISNRFEKLKNAHHEIGDVRGIGAMMGIELVKDNDPRKPDGHLCEQVVMGCAAHGLVLLNAGTFKNIIRILCPLVITDEQLIKGLDILEEEIKKAINNNI
- a CDS encoding helix-turn-helix domain-containing protein encodes the protein MAFFFVFGIGQTFFLDFLLITKRSKRISDYLLAGWFFMIGLHLTAFYFFWSGMYLENPYLLGWDQPFPLMHGPFLLLYVCSLTQAGFRLRWKHFLHFIPALVMYLALAPYLLGGADQLLNFLRQVQEMDFPWYYQPFIFMTQFSGLVYSAYCLWLLRKHKHQIESHFAYREQISLNWLRYLIVGLLGIGVIVALGIGIEGYLNVQMPIPREVVIFSSVIIWILFAGFFGIRQKAIFTDNVADLNSAPRESMIPVSPSTPLYQNSGLKPEEASELLPRLHDFMRQKKPFLEPRLTLPELAKVFQILPNHLSQLINEKEGKNFYQFINDYRLEEFKQRVTQPEYQHLSLLGLAMECGFNSKSTFNAVFKQNTGLTPSQYLKSVKKDSPED
- a CDS encoding alpha/beta hydrolase, translating into MSKSHSTFFLFLLLCLATIMTACQRESITDPGHLVPLTVDENPDLPAIEINGTRLHAWALGEVGNPVIITLHGGPGGDHMELQKFEVLADSGYRVVFWDQRSAGLSRRHNPDVLTESMYLEDLKQLIDYYTQSPEEKVILLGHSWGAMYATMFVNTYPERVKGLILSEPGGFTNTSMLDYVKRTQAISLTPEWSNDLVWMEQVMSPSAKWFSTEDHELFDYQYLIGAGITLQQSFSDKESTGGYPVQRFGAMVGYHLRNNTPYFDWTTRLDQYTSPVLFFYSELNPGYNQEHLKTMTEVYPNITIHRIDNVGHDLMVNGFDSVLPIVTDYLKHR
- a CDS encoding SDR family NAD(P)-dependent oxidoreductase, producing the protein MTNASFNKKVVLITGSTQGIGKTTAFHMLKAGACVVINGRDKQRLQEAYEELSPYGELLAVSGDMSQWQDVQALVSKTLSRFGQIDALICNAGIKFEDSFRRTSPETLQKILNVNFLGKILPIKAALESLIQTSGSVILIGSLAGLYGLPGAGIYSASKMALTAISQTLGAELAQHHVHVGLIYVGLTDNDSSSSIMNGAGEKLDFPDRNLPRQSQAVVANAIMRMIQKRIRRKVMTRLGIALDILTHISPRLLRWVFTKRAREMKEIV